In the Sorghum bicolor cultivar BTx623 chromosome 4, Sorghum_bicolor_NCBIv3, whole genome shotgun sequence genome, tgttggctgataagccatgttgTTTTAGCTCCTCCGATGAGTATTCCGTTGTACTCCTAGAAACTGTTGGCTATGGCTGAAAAACCATAGCAGAAagtattgttggctgatttgttgtgagagaaaaacattaccGAATAGCTGAcagatttggctgataagctcaaacgaataaTATGGCCTTTGCTCTGCACATTTTTGAGTCTTGATGTACCTTTGTATGTTGTGACGTAGTAGCAAGTACAAAGTAAAATCTTATAAAAAAAGTACAGACTAAAATCCCAGTCAAACGGTTGGGATCATGCActagttttgctaatcactacAGTAAACTATAAAGAACTGCAATCTTATCTTatcttatactcttataaagtgAAATCTTACTATAGGGTTTTTTCTCTTCATACAAGGTATCTACATCATTCCTTACTAAATGAGCCCACTAGATGTTCTACCTCTTTATACAAGGTGTCTACATCATTTCCTATTAAGTCCATATCATCCCTTAATAGTTTCAAAAAGTATCCACGTCATCTCTATCATGTGCAATACTTTTAATCTTTAATCTATGCATTAGCAAGTCATCTACCTATACTATTTGTTTCTTCTACTAGCTTACCGATTTTTTACCATATCTGATATAATACAATAACATGtcagtcatatatatatatatatatatacacacacacacacaatctACAATGACTCAACACCAAAGCCAAGGCACAAAACTCAaagtaaaaaagaaataatTGGAAAGTTACAGGCTTGCACATAGACCAAAGTGCCAAAATGGCAGATAAATAAGAATTAATAGCAACCATAGCTTCTTAGGCCTCTATTCCTTCAACTCTGAATCAATGGCACCCTCAGGTTCTTAGGCCTGCACAATTGACCATCAAGGAGTTGTGCACAAATGGCAATGGGCAGAAAAAATCCACGTATCCACGAGCACCCAACCCCGCGGGTGCGGATATGGGCATCAATTTGTGCCCGCGGGCACAGGCATTGGTAGAGATCTGTGCCCAACAGGCAATCCTACACGAGTAATAAAATACTATACCCGCACCCGCAAACCCGCAACACCCGCACTGACATGTGGGCTCATAACACAAGTGATATATATGGCTCAGCTTTAGGGTTCCTAGTTCTACTTCCAAATCTCGGTCCAAACTTCCCCTCCCCTCAGTGTCGCCGTCGCCCAGACACGAGATGCGACGCGAGTCACACGACTCGGGAAGTTGAGACTCGAGAGTGGCGCCCGACGCTAGCGACTAGGCCTCAGCATCCCGAAGACCTGAACCCCATCGGCGCCTCCCTAAGACCCCAACCCCTCACGGCTTGCCTGCAGGCCTCACGAGCTCAGGCCTTAGCACTCGCGCGCGGCTCCTCTGCTACCGACACTTCCAGCTTTGACAGATTGACACCTCCTCATCCATCCCCTGACGCCGGCCGCCTGCAGCTCTGACCCTGCCATCTTCCCTACCGCAAGGTCAAAGGCAAGTTCAGTATtttgcttgttcttgatgcCTCCCAGTAGATCTTGTGCTTTTTAGTTCTTGTCTTCATATTCCAGTTCGAGATCTGCATATTGGGGTAATAAATCGAGTGACAATTTCATACATATTGTGATGTGCAGCTACAATGGTGACCCTTGGTAGTTCCCAAGTGCAAACCTCCCATACAACTATAGTAGTTGGTACTGAGGAGGACAAAGCCGCAGATGTTGTGCATGTATTAGAGTGGGAGGAAGCctcagatgatgatgatgagcggCCTTCAAAAATAAAGCTCACCTCTGCGGTCTGGAATGACTTCGACAAAGTGCGTACTGGTGAAGTTTGGAAGGCCAAGTGTAACCACTGCAACAAGAAGCTTTCAGCCACATCAAAAAATGGTACAACTCACTAGAAAACTCATTTGAAAATTTGTCCCCTCAATAACAGGAAGGCAGGAACAAAAGTTCAAACAAATTTGAGGGTTTGGAATCACTGAAAAGGGGGCAGTAGCTGTAGAAATCTATGTGTTTGATCAAGAAGTAGCTAGAAAAGCTCTTTATTCCATGATTATATTGCATGAGTACCCGTTGTCCATTGTTGGTCACCATGACTTTTGTAAATTTGTTAGTGCATTACAACCTTTGTTCAAAATGGCAACTAGAAACAGTGAAACATTGTACGATATTTGTCCTTTTGGAGAAGAGGCTGCTGGAACATATGTCACAGAGGCCCATGAATTGCTTACTGATATGATGAAACATTATAATGTGAACCAAGACTTTGTTGCTATATCCTCTGGTGGTGTCCCTTCTTCTATAGTTAATGCAATTGTTGTGTTGTTCATATTTAAAACCCTTGCTGCAAATAAGAAGACTACAAGCTTGGTAAGAAGTAAGAATGAGCTCGATCGCTACTTGGAAGAGGAAACTCTTCCTCATGATGACAGTCATTATTTTGATATTCTTGGCTAGTGGAAGTTGGAGGGAGCTCATTATCCTACTTTGAGGCTAATTGCTCATGACATTTTAGCTATTCTAATCACCATAGTAGCTTCTGAATTGGCTTTCAGTACTAGTGGGAGGGTTTTAAGTGAGCATTGCAGTCGTCTTACTCCTAAGATGTTGGAGGCTTTGATGTGTAGCCAAAGCTGGCTTCGTCACTATCTCAAAGGTATAAAAAGATGCATTTATAATAAATTGAATGTAGATGAGTGTAATactcgattttaaggacaaaaccagatatacactatatgtgagtcttaaaggacaaatctcacatatagctacaaaaataaggggtaatatcaaaagacaatgcttaAATTATATAATGTAATAATAAATCAAAGATAACCTTAGCCAGCAAACAACGAAAGATAActtcaaacttcgggtattaacttcactctacaggatccaaactgactggttgatcacaagcccaaacaaTCCTCCTGAAGTataggggaaatagcaagagtgagtccatgttgaactctacaagtatagcaactagattgtatagatcccacaatctcatgatcaatgtgacacaaataatatagagcattaaataataaataatgagtattttaacacaacaagaatcatcacccttaacgcAAGAATCCTCAAGGCTGCTCGTGACCgtaagcacggctagtatacctgttttaaacactctgcagaggtcgtacatctttacccataagtcatgatttatcctttcgcccgaggtgatcagcctcttaacccactaccaaggagggtcgcagggatcactatgaagcatttcaaaagttcgtctaacatgttagggccgcaaggttttctgggcgcgcagatatagagccctccttccaatggcacaatgacgcgcaacctatacacataaaGACAGAGCCCACACTATACCTAAAacggcaagcccctctagcgccttttcgggtaaccactaacaagttagaaaaggtcttcatactaagctaaagccagagccattatagccctcatggttgcactgttatcctgtTTATTACTtatagataaatcatcaagtggctaaaaagttatttttatcgtttgttacttaacattaatcaagtcacaagatcatggtcacagaaatagaacccaaatgctatacttgccttaatgaAAGCTTTCTCATTagtagcactcttgatcacACACGAGTTGCTCACCATCTATACTCGATCATCGAATAGCAACACACAAGCAAACAAACAGaaacaactaagaacaatacaccacaTATCCTACTCAAAGAGAGCTAGTTCTACGGTCAATAAACTATCAGGAGTGCTATATTATTCATAAAACAACTACGAGCTTGATTTACATTAACTAAGAAAAACTATGTGGATAATATTAATTCATATTAATCATAACATATTCAATTTAAAAGATAAAActaaccatattttatttataaatgtTGTCGTATAAATTAATCTTTGACTCTATAAAATAACATGGAAACAACTGTTTCTAATATGTATGACCTATGTTCAAGTTAAGAAAATTTGTAATTTAGAATCTCAATTATGTTATTAATTAATCATATTAATGACTATATATAAAACATCAAAGTATAAAATAATATGGattttaattataaaactagTTGCAAGTATATTAATAAATTTAATATTTAACTATATATTCGAGAAAATATGCGACATGATAAACGTGGATACTAACATGCAAATCACGTCACTAATAGTGCAGTGCAATAAGATTAACTAAAACAGAATTTAGATATGAAAACAATGATGGATGGAATGTGTGGATAGATAAAGGGCTTACAGGAAAATAAAAATGTCAATTGCTTTTTCTCTTTGGGGGATTTACTTGCTTGTGTGTATACACGCATGTCCCTGGTTTGCTTTCAGAATTCCGGGCGATTGACGATCTTGCTTGCTTAACTTCAAGGCTGGAAGTACAGATGGACTAGAGCATGGCCGCCTTGGCAGCAAGTGGTCTGGCAGCAAAATTGTGACCTCGAGAGCAGGACGAACCAGCAGCAGTCGTCGATGGACAAGTCAAACGGCCAACAATGGCTTTGACTTCGGCAACTTGCTAGCTGGAGATGTACGTACAAGGTCGGTCGGCAACTGGGCATTTTGCAGTGATGCTCCTAGCGGCTTGCTGAAGTTTCCTCTAACAGACAGAAGCTTTAGGAGGTATATATtgttacggatattttccggggTGATCTCATCTCCTCGGATTCCCTTTACGGGAGATCTATCCTAACTACGACTTCCCCCACGACGGCCTACGGGATATCACCCACGACTACGCACGTACCTGTGGAGACCGGTTCCACCTCCGTGATATCACCCACGACTTATCGTGGGCACGAGTTTACTTGGGGCGAGAGTTTCCTCTCCCCCCCGACTGTATAAATACCCGTGATCAATGAATAAACAAACACCCCGAGTTCATTCTATTCCTCTCTGTTCTCGTACTCTCGCATTCTACTCGTAATACGTTATCAGCACGACGCTCTCCCCTGCCCCAGAGGTGATAGCTCGGTTGGATAGAACATCGTCGAGGGATCGACCTTCGCCTAGGGCATCACCCCAAGGTAGAATCATGCCTTTCCCTCGCCGTAATCCTGCCTCAATGGCTTCTCTCATCCTCCAAATCGTCTGGATGGCGATGAACCGTGCCCGGACATTGGGCACACACTTCGGCAACAACCGCCTTCAGGCGGAACTACTGGAGGACATCCGGGAACTCCTTGGCGAGGCTCGCGGCTATCGCTTTCGTGGCGAACGCCGTGATCTCAACAGGAACCCCGGGCGTTTTCCTGTACGACGTCGTTTCGGGGGAAACCGACATGCAAACGTCGGCCCTCCGTCACGACGTTCGGTGGTGTCGTCCACGGCTTCGCCCGCGGCGCCATCCGCGGCTCCGCCCGCGGCGCCACCGTCGAGGGCACCAACTCCACCGGCGCCTCCAGCGCCGGTCCTCGCCTTGCCGGCTCCACCCCGGCCTCGGTGCCCGCTCCACGGCGACGGCCCGtgcccaccaccgccaccatccATGGTGGCCAGCCAATGGCTGTCACTGGGCATAGAGCCGCAGTCGCCGATTCGGtacccgacgccgacgccgtctTCTGAGCGGGCTGCGCACAGCCCGCCTCCGCGCCGTCCGTCTCCACCAACAATCGCGGCGCGGATGTCGGCGCCGACTCGTCTGCCGGCGTACATCGTCGATCCTGCGCTGGCtgcaccaccgccaccgccaccacctcctccctcgCGTCTCCGCCGCACATGGATCAGCGTCCCCCACGGGCCTTCGGCTCGGGGACGCGCTCCTCCGGCTTGAGACTGTCACTAGGgagagggggaggaggaggcgccacTCGCGGGCTCGCGCGACCATGCCGCGGCCTGGCAGCGAGCGGACTCCGGCGCGCGCGGACCTGCCCGACGCGACGGCGCCTCGGCCTCGACGCGGCGGCCCGCCAGGCCATGGTTCGGCGCGGCCACGGCGCCTCAGCGCTCGGCTTCGTCGCGGCACTCGGCTTCATCGCGACTTCGTCGCGGCACgcagcgcccgcgcccgcgtcgAAGGGCGCCATCGCGGCCCCGTGCGACCTCGCCATCGCGGCCCCGAGCGGCTCGCCAACCCGCGGCGGGGGCTCGACGCAGCTGCCCCCGCGGCCGTGGCCACCGAGCGCGACGGCCTCGCACCCGCACGGCGCGGCCACACTCGGCCTCGGCGCGGGACCACGGCGGCTCGCTCGCGCAGCTCGGCGGCGCGCGGCTCGCG is a window encoding:
- the LOC110434841 gene encoding uncharacterized protein LOC110434841, with protein sequence MYAGRRVGADIRAAIVGGDGRRGGGLCAARSEDGVGVGYRIGDCGSMPSDSHWLATMDGGGGGHGPSPWSGHRGRGGAGKARTGAGGAGGVGALDGGAAGGAADGAAGEAVDDTTERRDGGPTFALVTLGLPNFTSTHFVEVIPDRRGKMAGSELQAAGVRGWMRRCQSVKAGSVGSRGAAREC